One window of Paludibacter propionicigenes WB4 genomic DNA carries:
- a CDS encoding tryptophanase: MQEIKFYSGENIPLELHKVRIVQKLHLVPIERRLEALYEGGFNTFRLSTKDVFLDMLTDSGTNAMSDNQLAAMMQGDDAYAGSQSFYRLEKAVQDVLGKKYLLPVHQGRAAENIIALAYVKKGSLVPMNYHFTTAMAHITDKGGQIVELLYDEAYVVNSDHPFKGNMNIEKLEEVIKRHSAANIPFIRMEASTNLIGGQPFSVQNLRDVRAIADKYGIRIVLDCSLLGENAYLVLKREEEFKNSDMATVLKTMTGLADLCYFSARKISSSRGGGMCTDRLEIMKELEALVPLYEGFLTYGGISVREIEAMAVGLYETLDETMICQSPNFIKYLVDSLYAKGVPMIKPAGVLGAHVDAMQVCAHIPQTEYPAGALAAALFLISGIRGMERGSISNQRDEEGNETYADMELLRLAVPRRVFTLSQIKYVEDRMHWLYDNRELIGGLRFVYEPPVLRFFMGGLEPTSDWPQKLMAKFKADFGESL, translated from the coding sequence ATGCAAGAAATCAAATTTTACAGTGGAGAAAACATTCCATTGGAATTGCACAAAGTACGCATTGTACAAAAACTACACTTAGTACCCATCGAACGTCGTTTGGAAGCACTTTACGAAGGTGGGTTCAACACTTTCCGCCTCAGTACCAAAGACGTTTTCCTTGACATGCTCACAGACTCCGGTACAAACGCCATGAGTGACAATCAACTTGCGGCCATGATGCAAGGCGACGATGCTTATGCCGGTTCACAAAGTTTCTACCGCCTGGAAAAAGCTGTACAAGATGTACTTGGAAAAAAATACCTGTTGCCGGTTCACCAGGGTAGAGCCGCAGAAAACATTATTGCACTGGCTTATGTAAAAAAAGGCAGTCTGGTGCCAATGAACTATCACTTCACTACTGCTATGGCTCACATTACCGACAAAGGCGGACAAATAGTGGAACTACTTTACGATGAAGCTTATGTGGTAAATTCAGACCATCCTTTTAAAGGGAACATGAATATCGAAAAACTGGAAGAAGTAATCAAACGTCATAGTGCAGCCAACATTCCTTTTATTAGAATGGAAGCATCGACCAACCTGATTGGCGGACAACCATTCTCGGTTCAAAACTTACGAGATGTTCGCGCAATAGCCGACAAATATGGTATTCGTATTGTACTTGACTGTAGTTTGTTGGGAGAAAATGCTTATTTGGTACTGAAACGTGAAGAAGAATTTAAAAATTCCGACATGGCTACCGTACTTAAGACCATGACCGGATTAGCAGACTTGTGTTATTTCTCTGCCCGTAAAATAAGTTCTTCGCGCGGAGGTGGTATGTGTACCGATCGCCTTGAAATAATGAAAGAACTGGAAGCATTGGTGCCACTTTATGAAGGATTCCTTACTTACGGTGGTATTTCCGTTCGCGAAATTGAAGCGATGGCAGTTGGTCTTTATGAAACACTGGACGAAACAATGATTTGTCAAAGCCCTAATTTCATTAAATATCTTGTTGACTCATTATATGCTAAAGGAGTTCCAATGATTAAACCTGCAGGAGTGTTAGGTGCTCACGTAGATGCTATGCAGGTTTGTGCGCACATTCCACAAACAGAATATCCTGCCGGAGCATTGGCTGCTGCTTTATTTTTAATCTCGGGGATTCGTGGTATGGAACGCGGTTCTATATCCAATCAACGTGATGAAGAAGGAAACGAAACGTATGCCGACATGGAATTACTTCGACTGGCGGTGCCACGCAGAGTGTTCACACTTTCGCAAATAAAATATGTGGAAGACCGTATGCATTGGTTATATGACAATCGCGAACTTATCGGTGGATTGAGGTTTGTCTATGAACCACCTGTACTTCGCTTCTTTATGGGAGGACTGGAACCTACCAGCGACTGGCCTCAGAAACTTATGGCTAAATTCAAAGCTGATTTTGGAGAAAGCCTGTAA
- a CDS encoding prolyl oligopeptidase family serine peptidase, with the protein MKKFVTTTVFTLIAFTISMAQENLTYQTPPASIMRLADYERAPQVSIDTKKQYMLLSYRNTYKTLDDLNQQEMSMGGLRINPVTNIASATNYISNLKVRKVTDKEPVQVKGLPVNARIAYVTWSPDEKKIAFTNTTSHGVELWVLDIVSAQAARLTEPVVNANMGNPLNWYRDSKQLLVRLLPKNRPALLDTKSELPKGPIISVSDGSKSQNRTYPDLLKNATDEENFVTLSSSELYKVDLDAKSELFKGKDMYAGESFSPDGNYILVTTLSKPFSYIVPLNRFPQLSVVYDLKGNLVKTVNEVPLSEVLPKGFMAIRKGKRQMSWRADEPATLYYVEELDGGDPQTKADYRDAIYLWKAPFAENPMLMTKTVQRFMNIIWGNATVAIVQDEWYDTRNEKTYLVNPSNPKEEPKVIDDRNFQDLYSDPGHFETWKNVYGKYVLAINDNCLFRIGDGHTPKGQFPFIDELNLSTLKITRLYQSAYTDKMEEIFDIEDFKKGEALVRIQSKNEYPNYYFRNFRKKNALTQITHFPNPFESIKDVYKELIKYKRADGVELSGTLYLPVGYDRKTRKEKLPLLIWAYPAEYKDKNSAGQSAANPNEFTFPYYGSFVYWVTRGYAVLDDAAFPIIGEGKTEPNDNFIEQLVANAKAAIDAVDSLGYINRAKVAVGGHSYGAFMTANLLTHCNLFACGIARSGAYNRTLTPFGFQSEQRNYWDAPEVYNAMSPFQNADKMKTPLLLVHGEADNNPGTFTLQTERYFQALKGLGAPARMVILPKEQHSYVARENILHLLWEQDRFLEKYLK; encoded by the coding sequence ATGAAAAAATTCGTTACGACTACAGTATTCACATTGATAGCATTTACAATAAGTATGGCACAAGAAAACCTTACGTATCAAACGCCGCCGGCAAGCATTATGCGTCTGGCTGATTACGAACGCGCTCCGCAAGTATCTATTGACACCAAGAAACAATATATGTTGCTTAGTTACAGGAATACTTACAAGACGCTTGATGATCTGAATCAGCAGGAAATGAGCATGGGTGGATTAAGAATTAATCCGGTAACGAATATAGCTTCGGCTACAAATTATATCAGTAACCTCAAGGTAAGAAAAGTGACTGACAAGGAGCCGGTTCAGGTAAAGGGACTGCCTGTGAATGCCCGTATTGCTTACGTTACGTGGTCGCCTGATGAGAAAAAGATTGCCTTTACCAATACCACCTCGCATGGCGTAGAACTCTGGGTGCTTGATATTGTTTCGGCGCAGGCTGCCAGACTTACCGAGCCTGTGGTGAATGCCAATATGGGCAATCCGCTTAACTGGTACCGGGATAGTAAGCAGTTGTTGGTACGATTATTACCTAAAAATCGCCCGGCTTTGTTAGATACTAAAAGCGAACTACCCAAAGGACCGATAATCTCAGTAAGCGATGGTTCAAAATCGCAGAATCGTACCTATCCAGATTTGTTGAAAAACGCTACCGATGAAGAAAACTTTGTCACCCTGTCATCATCGGAACTATACAAGGTAGACTTGGATGCAAAATCAGAATTGTTCAAAGGTAAAGATATGTATGCCGGCGAGTCTTTTTCGCCTGATGGAAATTATATATTGGTCACCACATTGAGCAAACCGTTCTCGTACATAGTTCCGTTGAATCGTTTCCCTCAGCTATCGGTTGTGTACGATCTGAAGGGAAATCTGGTAAAAACGGTAAACGAAGTGCCGCTTTCGGAAGTATTGCCCAAAGGATTTATGGCTATTCGTAAAGGCAAAAGACAAATGAGTTGGCGTGCCGATGAGCCTGCCACCTTGTATTATGTGGAAGAGCTCGACGGTGGCGACCCGCAAACTAAAGCCGACTATCGCGATGCCATTTATCTTTGGAAAGCTCCTTTTGCCGAAAATCCAATGTTGATGACCAAAACAGTTCAACGATTTATGAATATCATCTGGGGCAATGCCACTGTGGCTATAGTGCAGGACGAATGGTACGATACGCGCAACGAAAAGACTTATCTCGTTAATCCTTCTAATCCGAAAGAGGAACCCAAGGTAATTGATGACCGTAACTTTCAGGATCTGTATTCCGACCCCGGGCACTTTGAAACATGGAAAAATGTTTATGGAAAATACGTATTGGCCATCAACGATAATTGTTTGTTTCGCATTGGCGACGGACATACGCCCAAGGGACAATTTCCCTTTATTGATGAGTTGAACTTATCCACCCTTAAAATTACTCGGCTTTATCAGTCGGCTTATACGGATAAGATGGAAGAAATTTTTGATATAGAAGATTTCAAAAAAGGGGAGGCGCTGGTGCGTATTCAGTCGAAAAACGAATATCCGAATTATTATTTCCGTAATTTCCGTAAAAAGAATGCACTGACACAGATTACTCATTTCCCTAATCCGTTTGAGAGTATTAAAGATGTGTACAAAGAGCTGATAAAATACAAGCGAGCCGATGGGGTAGAGCTGTCGGGTACGCTCTACTTGCCCGTAGGTTATGACCGCAAAACCAGGAAAGAAAAACTTCCGTTACTGATCTGGGCTTATCCTGCTGAGTACAAAGATAAAAACAGCGCTGGTCAAAGCGCCGCTAATCCGAACGAGTTTACTTTTCCTTACTATGGTTCCTTTGTGTATTGGGTGACGCGCGGTTACGCCGTGCTCGACGATGCTGCTTTCCCCATTATCGGTGAAGGCAAAACCGAGCCGAACGATAACTTTATCGAGCAATTAGTAGCCAATGCCAAAGCGGCTATCGATGCGGTAGATTCGTTGGGCTATATCAACAGGGCAAAGGTAGCTGTCGGTGGACATTCATACGGTGCTTTTATGACGGCTAATCTGCTTACACATTGTAACCTGTTTGCTTGTGGCATTGCCCGAAGCGGTGCTTATAACCGTACACTGACACCTTTCGGTTTTCAGAGCGAACAACGCAATTACTGGGATGCACCGGAAGTCTATAATGCGATGTCGCCGTTTCAGAATGCAGACAAAATGAAAACGCCGTTGTTGCTGGTACATGGCGAAGCCGACAACAATCCCGGCACTTTTACCCTGCAGACTGAACGATACTTTCAGGCACTGAAAGGACTCGGAGCACCTGCCCGCATGGTGATTTTGCCCAAAGAACAACACAGTTATGTGGCTCGGGAGAACATCCTGCATTTGCTTTGGGAGCAGGATCGGTTTTTGGAGAAATATCTGAAGTAA
- a CDS encoding carboxypeptidase-like regulatory domain-containing protein has product MSTQSQFSFYKLMFVCTFALFLILLPNQVTAINTTEASLKGDSENYTEYKGKIIDKKNGNALAYAGIIIAGTNISTISNSEGEFSIKVPNDLNNPEIKISYIGYINKSVPLAGLKSEKNKIELESTSVQLPELNVISKNADEIIRSVLQKKGENYFNTPTLMTAFYRETIKKNRSYVSLAEAVVEINKQSYTNHKDDAVRLYKARKKADYDKLDTLTFKLQGGPYSSLYLDIMKYPEFVFTYDMLANYEFTFDHTIYADNKLIYVIDFKQRDNKNEPLYYGKLYIDSQNMALKSAVFSLNLTDKVAAADLFIKKKPFNARVYPTEAKYRIDFLEKDGKWYYSYSRIELGLKIIWKKKLFNTNYLSTVEMAVTDWGKSSEDKSASFSEKLKPTVIIADEASGFTDSDFWGEYNVIEPEKSIESAIKKIQKKLEKK; this is encoded by the coding sequence ATGAGCACACAATCACAATTTTCGTTTTACAAACTCATGTTTGTATGCACCTTTGCCTTATTCTTGATTCTACTTCCAAATCAGGTTACGGCAATAAACACGACTGAAGCTTCACTAAAAGGTGATTCGGAAAACTACACGGAATATAAAGGTAAAATTATTGACAAAAAGAATGGGAATGCCCTGGCCTATGCAGGAATTATTATTGCAGGCACAAATATTTCTACCATATCAAACTCCGAAGGCGAGTTCTCAATCAAGGTACCAAACGATTTAAATAATCCCGAAATAAAAATCAGCTACATTGGGTATATAAATAAATCCGTTCCACTTGCCGGCCTAAAATCCGAAAAAAACAAAATTGAACTGGAGTCTACATCCGTTCAACTTCCCGAACTAAATGTAATATCCAAGAATGCCGATGAAATTATCCGGAGCGTACTGCAAAAAAAAGGCGAAAACTATTTCAACACACCTACGCTGATGACCGCATTCTACCGCGAAACGATCAAGAAAAACCGATCTTACGTTTCGTTGGCCGAAGCCGTAGTTGAGATTAACAAGCAATCATACACCAATCACAAGGATGACGCTGTAAGACTGTATAAAGCCCGAAAAAAAGCCGACTACGATAAGCTGGACACATTGACATTTAAGCTTCAGGGCGGACCCTATAGTTCATTGTATCTGGACATAATGAAATATCCTGAATTTGTGTTCACGTATGATATGTTGGCCAATTATGAATTTACTTTTGACCATACCATCTACGCTGACAATAAACTTATCTACGTTATCGACTTCAAACAACGAGATAATAAAAACGAGCCTTTATATTATGGCAAATTATACATTGATTCTCAGAATATGGCTTTGAAAAGTGCCGTATTCAGCCTTAATCTAACAGATAAGGTTGCTGCGGCCGATCTGTTTATCAAGAAAAAACCTTTTAATGCAAGAGTTTATCCTACAGAAGCAAAATACAGGATAGATTTTCTGGAAAAAGATGGTAAATGGTATTATTCATACAGCCGTATTGAGTTGGGATTGAAAATAATTTGGAAAAAGAAACTATTTAATACCAACTATTTATCGACAGTAGAAATGGCTGTAACTGACTGGGGCAAAAGTTCTGAAGATAAATCAGCAAGCTTTAGTGAAAAATTAAAACCAACAGTAATTATTGCCGATGAAGCGTCGGGCTTTACCGATTCCGACTTCTGGGGCGAATACAATGTCATAGAACCCGAAAAGTCTATTGAATCTGCGATTAAAAAAATACAGAAAAAACTCGAAAAGAAATAA
- the sufB gene encoding Fe-S cluster assembly protein SufB, which translates to MSTDILDQVTQGDYKYGFTTDIETDIIPIGLSEEVVRLISAKKNEPEWMLEFRLKAYRHWLTMEMPTWAHLTVPEIDYQSISYYAAPRKNAPKSLDEVDPELLKTFEKLGIPLHERMALSGIAVDAVMDSVSVKTTFKESLSELGIIFCSFSEAVEHHPDLVQKYMSSVVPYTDNFFATLNCAVFSDGSFVYIPKGVRCPMELSTYFRINAMNTGQFERTLIVADEDSYVSYLEGCTAPMRDENQLHAAIVEIVAMKNAEVKYSTVQNWYPGDKDGKGGIYNFVTKRGICKGDNSKISWTQVETGSAVTWKYPSCILLGDNSSAEFYSVAVTNHHQQADTGTKMLHIGKNTSSHILSKGISAGKSQNSYRGLVKVNPAAENARNFSQCDSLLLGDKCGAHTFPYMEVNNDTAIVEHEATTSKINEDQIFYCNQRGISTEDAVGLIVNGYAKEVLNKLPMEFAVEAQKLLQITLEGSVG; encoded by the coding sequence ATGTCCACAGATATATTAGACCAAGTTACCCAGGGAGATTATAAATACGGTTTTACGACCGATATTGAAACTGACATCATTCCAATCGGGCTCAGTGAAGAAGTCGTACGTCTTATATCGGCGAAGAAGAACGAACCTGAATGGATGTTAGAGTTTCGCCTAAAAGCCTACCGCCACTGGCTCACCATGGAGATGCCAACCTGGGCGCATCTTACTGTTCCGGAAATTGATTATCAAAGCATATCATATTACGCAGCTCCACGCAAAAATGCTCCGAAAAGTCTGGACGAAGTGGATCCGGAATTACTGAAAACATTTGAAAAGTTGGGCATTCCGCTTCATGAGCGAATGGCCTTATCGGGAATAGCGGTGGATGCAGTTATGGATAGCGTTTCGGTAAAAACAACTTTCAAAGAAAGTCTGTCTGAGTTGGGCATTATTTTTTGCTCATTCAGCGAAGCTGTAGAACATCACCCCGATTTAGTTCAGAAATACATGAGCTCGGTGGTGCCTTATACCGATAACTTTTTTGCTACATTAAACTGTGCCGTCTTTTCGGATGGTTCATTTGTGTACATTCCTAAGGGCGTTCGTTGCCCGATGGAGCTTTCCACTTATTTCCGCATCAACGCTATGAATACCGGTCAGTTTGAACGGACTCTTATTGTAGCCGACGAAGATAGTTACGTTTCGTATCTCGAAGGTTGTACAGCTCCAATGCGCGACGAGAATCAGCTGCATGCGGCCATTGTGGAAATTGTGGCCATGAAAAATGCCGAAGTGAAGTACTCTACGGTACAAAACTGGTATCCGGGCGACAAAGACGGTAAAGGAGGAATCTACAACTTTGTAACCAAACGGGGTATTTGCAAAGGCGATAATTCTAAGATTTCGTGGACTCAGGTAGAAACCGGCTCGGCCGTAACCTGGAAATACCCAAGTTGCATCTTGCTCGGCGATAATTCTTCGGCCGAATTTTATTCGGTGGCTGTAACCAATCACCACCAACAAGCCGACACCGGAACAAAGATGCTCCACATTGGTAAAAACACCAGCAGTCATATCCTTTCCAAAGGAATTTCGGCCGGAAAGAGCCAAAACAGTTATCGCGGATTGGTAAAAGTAAATCCGGCAGCTGAAAATGCCCGTAACTTTTCGCAATGCGACAGCTTATTACTCGGCGACAAGTGTGGTGCACATACTTTTCCGTACATGGAAGTAAATAATGATACTGCCATTGTGGAACACGAAGCTACCACCTCAAAAATAAACGAAGATCAGATATTTTATTGCAATCAACGTGGTATTTCCACCGAAGATGCCGTGGGATTGATTGTAAACGGGTATGCAAAAGAAGTATTAAACAAACTTCCCATGGAGTTTGCCGTAGAAGCACAAAAGCTGCTGCAAATAACCTTGGAAGGTTCAGTAGGATAA
- the sufC gene encoding Fe-S cluster assembly ATPase SufC, whose translation MLEIKNLHANINGKEIIKGLSLTVNAGEIHAIMGPNGAGKSTLSSVLTGNPAFTVTEGQVTFNGKNLLELSPEDRSREGIFLSFQYPVEIPGVSMVNFMRTAVNEHRKYKNLDPISATDFLRLMREKKELVEMDNKLANRSVNEGFSGGEKKRNEIFQMAMLNPLLSILDETDSGLDIDALRIVANGVNKLKSPDNASIVITHYQRLLDYIIPDFVHVLYDGRIVKSGGKELAYELEERGYDWIKKEVEEAAI comes from the coding sequence ATGTTAGAAATAAAAAACTTACACGCCAATATCAATGGCAAAGAAATTATAAAAGGATTAAGTCTCACCGTTAACGCGGGCGAAATACATGCCATCATGGGACCAAACGGTGCCGGCAAGTCAACATTATCATCAGTATTGACAGGAAATCCTGCATTTACAGTTACCGAAGGGCAGGTTACTTTCAATGGTAAAAATCTGTTGGAACTAAGCCCCGAGGATCGTTCACGCGAAGGAATTTTTCTGAGCTTTCAGTATCCGGTGGAAATCCCAGGCGTAAGCATGGTCAATTTTATGCGTACAGCCGTGAATGAGCACCGTAAATATAAAAATCTGGATCCTATTTCAGCTACCGATTTTCTTCGACTAATGCGCGAGAAAAAAGAGTTGGTGGAAATGGACAACAAACTGGCGAACCGTTCGGTAAACGAAGGTTTCTCAGGTGGTGAGAAAAAGCGTAACGAAATTTTCCAAATGGCCATGCTGAATCCTCTTTTATCTATTCTGGACGAAACCGATTCAGGCCTCGACATTGATGCTTTGCGCATTGTTGCCAACGGGGTAAATAAACTGAAAAGTCCTGACAACGCGAGCATCGTCATTACTCACTATCAACGTCTGCTGGATTATATTATCCCTGATTTTGTACACGTATTGTACGACGGACGTATTGTAAAATCGGGCGGTAAAGAGCTTGCTTATGAGCTTGAAGAAAGAGGCTACGACTGGATAAAAAAAGAAGTTGAGGAAGCCGCCATCTAA
- the sufD gene encoding Fe-S cluster assembly protein SufD codes for MENKTIIAETNSKSPSLGGVGEASYIDLYKQHHESIKKHSAAVMNDSRDASFALFEELRFPTTALEDYKYSDLKAALSIDYGLNINRIPIPVNPYDAFKCDVPGIQSYLFFVVNDAFYPTMDPKALKLPEGVIIGSLKEIAETRPELLKEYYGKLSTPKKDGLVAFNGAFAQDGFFMYVPKNVQLTKPVQLVNIMRSDVDFMANSHNLIILEEGAKAQLLVCDHTVDEVRFLSNRVTEVFVGEHATYEHYKLENTHTKTTNLSTLLIDQRASSNVIANVITLHNGVTRNTVEIDLDGEHCETQLCGMVIGDKNQQVDNFTSIIHNKPNCNSHELFKYVLDDFAKGGFTGKLLVAKDAQKTAAFQTNRNILLNKTAKMRTKPQLEIYADDVKCSHGATIGSLDETAKFYMQSRGISEPEARLLLMFAFTNDVIEFIRIPALQDRIKMLVEKRLRGELSKCEGCVICQ; via the coding sequence ATGGAAAACAAAACTATAATAGCCGAAACTAACTCAAAAAGCCCCTCTTTGGGAGGGGTTGGGGAGGCTTCGTATATCGACTTATATAAACAACATCACGAAAGCATAAAAAAACATTCGGCTGCCGTGATGAACGATTCCCGCGACGCATCTTTTGCGCTGTTCGAAGAATTACGATTTCCTACAACGGCGTTGGAAGACTATAAATATTCCGACCTTAAGGCGGCTCTGTCTATTGATTATGGCTTAAACATTAACCGCATCCCTATTCCGGTAAATCCGTACGATGCGTTTAAATGTGATGTGCCGGGCATTCAATCTTACCTTTTCTTTGTGGTGAATGATGCATTTTATCCAACTATGGATCCAAAAGCATTAAAACTGCCCGAAGGAGTAATTATTGGTAGCCTGAAAGAGATTGCCGAAACGCGTCCCGAATTATTGAAAGAATATTATGGCAAGCTGAGCACTCCCAAAAAAGACGGACTCGTTGCTTTCAACGGAGCTTTTGCTCAGGACGGATTCTTTATGTACGTACCGAAAAACGTGCAACTGACTAAACCTGTACAGCTCGTAAACATTATGCGTTCGGACGTCGATTTTATGGCGAATAGCCATAACCTCATTATTCTGGAAGAAGGCGCCAAAGCACAACTATTGGTATGCGACCACACGGTGGATGAAGTCCGCTTCCTGTCAAATCGCGTCACCGAAGTGTTTGTGGGCGAACATGCCACTTACGAGCATTACAAACTCGAAAATACACATACCAAAACCACCAACCTGTCTACGCTGCTGATTGATCAGCGTGCGTCGTCCAATGTGATAGCCAATGTAATTACCTTGCACAACGGTGTAACGCGGAATACGGTGGAAATAGATCTGGATGGCGAACATTGCGAAACCCAGCTTTGCGGCATGGTGATTGGTGATAAAAACCAGCAGGTAGATAACTTTACCTCCATTATTCATAACAAACCAAATTGCAATAGTCACGAGCTCTTTAAATATGTGTTGGATGATTTTGCAAAAGGTGGGTTTACCGGAAAACTGTTGGTGGCAAAAGATGCACAGAAAACAGCTGCATTCCAGACAAACCGGAACATCTTGCTGAACAAAACGGCTAAGATGCGTACCAAACCGCAACTGGAAATCTATGCCGACGATGTAAAATGTTCGCATGGCGCTACTATCGGGTCGTTGGACGAAACGGCCAAATTCTACATGCAGTCACGTGGTATTTCCGAGCCGGAAGCACGCCTGTTGCTGATGTTTGCTTTCACCAACGATGTGATTGAATTCATCCGCATTCCGGCATTGCAAGACAGGATAAAAATGTTGGTAGAAAAACGCCTGCGCGGAGAATTATCCAAATGCGAAGGCTGCGTAATTTGCCAATAA
- a CDS encoding NUDIX hydrolase, translating to MLFSKTELKQKFQQPLPGTASHLKMAPPNRAKELLEKENHLLTARQSAVMVLLFPSNNRLQAIYIKRSEYDGVHSGQIAFPGGKQEKTDPGFEATALRETFEEIGVTADKIEIIGQLSDLFIPPSNFIVKPFVGYCTHQPAYKLDPREIQAVVEIDLADFYSENRIFEKEFSTGTAGKTIKAPYFAINGIEIWGATAMITSELLDVLNH from the coding sequence ATGCTATTCAGTAAAACAGAACTAAAACAAAAATTCCAACAACCATTACCGGGTACAGCTTCACACCTCAAAATGGCACCACCAAACCGGGCAAAAGAATTGCTTGAAAAGGAAAATCATCTCCTTACTGCCAGACAAAGCGCTGTAATGGTTTTACTTTTTCCTTCCAACAACCGACTACAGGCTATTTATATAAAACGCAGCGAATACGACGGAGTGCATAGCGGCCAGATTGCTTTTCCCGGAGGAAAACAGGAAAAAACAGATCCTGGTTTTGAAGCTACTGCCCTGCGTGAAACATTTGAAGAAATTGGTGTAACGGCTGACAAAATAGAAATAATCGGGCAACTCTCCGACTTGTTTATCCCGCCTAGCAATTTTATAGTGAAACCTTTCGTCGGATATTGTACCCATCAACCGGCATATAAGCTTGATCCGAGAGAAATTCAAGCTGTAGTTGAAATAGATTTAGCTGATTTTTACTCGGAAAACCGTATCTTTGAAAAGGAATTCAGTACAGGCACAGCCGGAAAAACAATCAAAGCTCCCTACTTTGCTATTAATGGTATTGAAATATGGGGAGCAACCGCTATGATAACCAGCGAACTACTAGACGTGCTGAATCACTGA
- the rluF gene encoding 23S rRNA pseudouridine(2604) synthase RluF — MTEKIRLNKFISDSGVCSRREADKYIEQGHVFINGRRATVGAQVSKHDKVTLNGNLIEAKEGTDFAFIAFNKPVGIISTTEIGVKDSIIDYIGYHERIFPIGRLDKESQGLIFLTNNGDIVNKILRAGNKHEKEYLVTVNKPITDEFILKMGNGVPILGEMTKKCSVIKESVFSFRIVLIQGLNRQIRRMCEYFEYEVVKLERIRIMNIGLKGIPLGEWRQLEAEEMNEIMMAIKDSSSTAKPKSNGGESKIQHQEPRRKTMDRPMSGSKPSKTDRTSNPNPKSKELRGGYAGQAGKKTNPSRSASNAKGNRTSGKPGKR; from the coding sequence ATGACCGAAAAAATCCGACTGAATAAATTTATCAGCGACAGCGGTGTATGCTCTCGTCGTGAAGCCGACAAATATATCGAACAAGGTCATGTTTTTATTAATGGGCGAAGAGCCACTGTTGGAGCTCAGGTTTCCAAACACGATAAGGTTACATTAAACGGCAATTTGATTGAAGCCAAAGAAGGAACCGATTTTGCTTTTATAGCTTTCAATAAACCCGTTGGAATTATCAGCACCACAGAAATTGGCGTAAAAGACAGTATTATTGATTATATAGGTTACCACGAGCGTATTTTTCCTATCGGACGACTCGATAAAGAATCTCAGGGACTAATCTTTCTTACTAATAACGGTGATATTGTGAATAAGATATTACGGGCAGGAAACAAACATGAGAAAGAATACCTGGTCACAGTCAATAAACCGATTACCGATGAATTTATCCTCAAAATGGGTAATGGAGTACCCATTCTTGGTGAAATGACCAAAAAGTGTAGCGTAATAAAAGAGTCCGTATTTTCATTTCGCATTGTATTGATTCAGGGGCTAAATCGTCAGATACGAAGGATGTGCGAGTATTTTGAATACGAGGTGGTAAAACTTGAGCGCATTCGCATTATGAACATTGGCTTGAAAGGAATACCGCTGGGCGAATGGAGACAACTGGAAGCCGAAGAGATGAATGAAATAATGATGGCTATAAAAGATTCATCGTCAACAGCAAAGCCCAAAAGCAATGGTGGGGAAAGCAAAATACAGCATCAGGAACCAAGGCGAAAAACAATGGATAGACCTATGTCCGGTTCCAAACCTTCAAAAACAGACCGTACATCAAACCCCAACCCTAAATCAAAAGAACTGCGTGGAGGTTATGCAGGTCAGGCAGGAAAGAAAACAAATCCGTCGAGATCTGCATCAAATGCAAAAGGGAACAGAACGTCAGGAAAACCGGGCAAAAGATAA